A region from the Candidatus Bathyarchaeota archaeon genome encodes:
- a CDS encoding cation transporter, with amino-acid sequence MSGEVRSPSKASAARSGVAAGLLLTTIELTGGLLSGSLALLSSAINTFMSLLASVLSLIAVREGGRPPDEEHPYGHEKVESFAAIGEVALLLVTCTWLLYSAANRLITGSAEIRFYWIALGTNLASIIIDSYAYTRLRKASMGEVSEALDAGALHFLNDLLIAFIVILGISLYGVGLWYADPLAATVVVAYTIYSGVDVFKRSVDILIDTAPRGLAEEIKKRILKVEGVQSCHRLRVRRAGSKHFVDVHVEVDGHVPLSKAHS; translated from the coding sequence GTGTCAGGGGAGGTAAGAAGCCCCTCGAAGGCCTCGGCCGCGAGGTCTGGAGTTGCAGCAGGGCTGCTTCTGACAACCATCGAGTTGACCGGCGGCCTCCTCTCAGGAAGCCTAGCCCTCCTCTCAAGTGCTATAAACACTTTTATGAGCCTATTAGCTTCGGTACTCTCCCTCATAGCCGTAAGAGAGGGTGGGAGACCTCCAGATGAGGAGCATCCATACGGCCATGAGAAGGTTGAATCCTTCGCGGCTATAGGCGAGGTTGCCCTCCTCCTTGTCACCTGCACATGGCTTTTATACTCGGCGGCCAACCGCCTAATCACCGGGAGCGCGGAGATAAGATTCTACTGGATAGCGTTAGGGACAAACCTCGCCTCCATCATCATAGACTCCTACGCATACACGAGGCTGAGGAAAGCCTCTATGGGTGAGGTGAGCGAGGCATTGGACGCTGGCGCCCTCCACTTCCTCAACGACCTCCTCATAGCCTTCATAGTCATACTTGGGATATCCCTTTATGGCGTTGGGTTATGGTACGCCGATCCATTGGCGGCCACCGTGGTTGTCGCCTACACCATCTACTCAGGCGTAGATGTATTCAAGAGGAGCGTCGACATCTTAATTGATACCGCCCCCAGAGGGCTGGCTGAGGAGATCAAGAAGAGGATATTGAAGGTGGAGGGGGTTCAGAGCTGCCATAGGTTGAGGGTTAGGAGGGCGGGCTCAAAACACTTCGTAGATGTCCACGTAGAGGTCGACGGGCATGTCCCACTCTCAAAGGCCCACTC
- a CDS encoding 4Fe-4S binding protein, which translates to MGLFTYDESLIKGFAVADRTKRGGQYVGAWRVLAPDIDYEKCTGCMLCAMYCPEAAIVANEAGKPEVDLRFCKGCGVCANECPIKAIGMVKEEG; encoded by the coding sequence ATGGGCCTATTCACCTATGACGAGAGCTTGATCAAAGGATTCGCAGTCGCTGACAGGACTAAGAGGGGAGGCCAATATGTAGGGGCGTGGAGGGTTCTAGCCCCGGATATCGACTACGAGAAGTGCACGGGTTGTATGCTATGCGCCATGTACTGCCCAGAGGCCGCAATAGTGGCCAACGAGGCTGGGAAGCCCGAGGTGGACCTCAGGTTCTGCAAGGGCTGCGGGGTATGTGCGAACGAGTGCCCCATCAAAGCGATAGGGATGGTTAAGGAGGAGGGATAG
- a CDS encoding 2-oxoacid:acceptor oxidoreductase family protein, with amino-acid sequence MEPSRPIYNTFHDGGEDLVEEIRLHGTGGQGVVAAGELIAIAASIEGKFCRAFPMYGSARRGAPVVAFAQIGPESEATRSMIYNPGYLLVLDPELPSTMDIARGLKEGGVIMHNTSKPPEESLKLFKAKPSRIGVVDANEIALRVIGRPIPNTVMLGLFVKTTGLLKLESIEQAIMKRFSGEVAKKNVEAARMGHDSAKIMVLG; translated from the coding sequence ATGGAGCCATCTCGGCCCATTTACAACACGTTCCATGATGGAGGGGAAGACTTGGTAGAGGAGATAAGGCTCCATGGGACGGGGGGGCAGGGAGTAGTGGCGGCCGGGGAGCTCATAGCCATAGCGGCCTCCATCGAGGGGAAGTTCTGCAGGGCCTTCCCCATGTATGGATCGGCTAGGCGTGGGGCCCCTGTCGTGGCATTCGCCCAGATAGGGCCCGAATCAGAGGCCACCAGGTCCATGATATACAATCCGGGCTACTTATTGGTGTTAGACCCCGAGCTGCCTTCCACGATGGATATCGCGAGGGGTTTGAAGGAGGGCGGAGTGATAATGCACAACACATCCAAGCCTCCTGAGGAGTCCTTAAAGCTCTTCAAGGCTAAGCCGTCGAGGATAGGGGTTGTAGACGCCAACGAGATAGCCTTGAGGGTGATAGGGAGGCCCATACCCAACACGGTGATGCTCGGGCTCTTCGTCAAGACGACTGGCCTCCTGAAACTCGAGTCTATAGAACAGGCGATAATGAAGAGGTTCAGCGGAGAGGTTGCTAAGAAGAACGTAGAGGCAGCCAGGATGGGCCACGACTCGGCAAAAATAATGGTTCTAGGGTGA
- a CDS encoding UbiA prenyltransferase family protein, whose amino-acid sequence MNLPKILNLTSAVLKSRAEYALIAFTLPSVIGFVISSAGPLSISQFIKLVVAVTSVAYSIYLNNDLWDLEDDIRYLHLGKPSAAMRPLAQGLISKKGMKLYVAFFAILGLSSALLINIQAFLAQLGFLMIGYAYSIEPIKLKKRFIVKYITLASGAVLSIFTGGFASGGVTGRLLFFVVISFVIYFGLGSLNDLRDFKWDKENGIRSFPVVLGPKITVRLMLSVLFGVMAGFILGYYQFGFNIAFPVLGLIILAGWSYSIYPLFYRYEDESFVKKVVVKRTYPFWMMLLLTILLGSFKF is encoded by the coding sequence ATGAATCTGCCAAAGATTCTCAATTTAACATCGGCGGTGCTCAAGTCAAGGGCTGAATACGCCCTCATAGCTTTTACCCTTCCTTCTGTGATAGGATTTGTGATCTCCAGCGCAGGTCCCTTATCAATCTCACAATTTATAAAACTAGTTGTCGCGGTGACCTCGGTTGCTTACAGCATATATCTGAATAATGACCTATGGGACCTTGAGGACGACATAAGATATTTACACCTTGGAAAACCATCTGCAGCCATGAGGCCTCTAGCCCAGGGTTTAATCTCGAAAAAAGGGATGAAGTTGTATGTGGCATTTTTTGCCATTTTAGGTTTAAGTTCTGCTTTGTTAATAAATATTCAAGCTTTTCTGGCTCAATTAGGATTTTTAATGATTGGATATGCATATTCTATCGAACCCATAAAATTGAAAAAGAGATTTATAGTCAAATATATAACATTGGCATCAGGAGCCGTCTTATCTATTTTTACAGGAGGATTCGCATCAGGAGGAGTAACAGGAAGACTATTGTTTTTTGTAGTGATCAGTTTTGTAATTTATTTTGGTTTAGGTTCATTGAATGATTTAAGGGATTTTAAGTGGGATAAGGAAAATGGAATAAGGAGCTTCCCAGTAGTTTTAGGACCTAAAATAACAGTTAGACTTATGTTGAGTGTTCTTTTTGGAGTGATGGCTGGGTTCATATTAGGCTATTATCAGTTTGGATTCAATATAGCATTTCCAGTGCTAGGTTTAATTATCTTAGCTGGATGGAGTTATTCAATATATCCATTATTCTATAGATACGAAGACGAATCTTTTGTTAAAAAGGTTGTAGTTAAAAGGACATATCCGTTTTGGATGATGTTACTGTTAACAATTCTATTAGGCAGCTTCAAATTTTGA
- a CDS encoding response regulator: MKRKSILLVDDDIGLVSTFRMILDGAGYHVDVAATGREALKRFEDSVFDLIILDVMLPDLRGDEVLRCLRRLHRGIKALLITGYSTLQDSIDALGLGVSEILLKPISPEELLRAVREALS; this comes from the coding sequence TTGAAAAGGAAGTCGATCTTGCTGGTCGATGATGATATAGGTCTAGTTAGTACCTTCAGGATGATTCTTGATGGTGCCGGTTATCATGTGGATGTCGCTGCTACTGGGAGGGAGGCCTTGAAGAGGTTTGAGGATTCTGTTTTCGATCTTATCATCTTAGATGTGATGCTTCCAGATTTGAGGGGGGACGAGGTTTTGAGATGTTTAAGGAGGCTTCACAGGGGAATAAAGGCTTTGTTGATAACCGGATACTCAACCCTTCAGGATAGTATAGATGCACTAGGCCTAGGGGTCTCTGAGATCCTCCTCAAGCCCATTTCCCCTGAGGAGCTGCTCAGGGCTGTGAGGGAGGCCCTATCTTAG
- a CDS encoding HAMP domain-containing protein, whose protein sequence is MDATNEDWASWDDTYNFIEDKNRDYIDSNLVDSTFINLRLNVILYYDSDGKLVFGKAYDYENRKEVSLPSSLLEHLAPNSLLLSHGEPGSEVKGLIILPEAPLLISSRPITRSDGGGPIRGALIMGRYLDSEELRRLAEVTNLKLEIKGLEASSTPPTLPEADSKITVQPLDDSLIVGYSVLKDIYGKPGLILTVTEPREIYAQGLRAVSFFMASSIAMSLLASILILKLLDGMVLSRLSHLSLEVRKIENTGDPSLRVRVSGEDEISSLAEGVNSMLERLKISQETIRRYSQGLEELVEEKTKELIRAERMAAAGEVSAMVAHDLKNPLQIIKNAIYMLRFRPEQSEQILKLMEGAVEQADTILRDLRQDVKEASLRVGATDLGELIKRALEELYPPPTISVSLKLGEGLDQIPLDASRFRRVLDNLLRNSMEAMPKGGELTVSAEASGDEVVIKISDTGGGIPEEVLNCLFEPFSTTKPSGLGLGLAYCKRTVEAHGGRITVDSRLGEGTTFTITIPKEISTNPLR, encoded by the coding sequence TTGGATGCTACAAACGAGGATTGGGCCTCATGGGATGACACCTACAACTTCATCGAGGACAAAAACAGGGACTATATAGATTCGAACCTCGTTGATAGCACCTTTATAAACCTAAGGCTCAACGTGATCCTATATTATGACTCCGATGGAAAACTCGTATTTGGGAAGGCCTATGACTATGAGAATCGAAAAGAGGTTTCCCTTCCCAGCTCGCTCCTGGAGCATCTAGCTCCTAACAGCCTCCTGCTAAGCCACGGTGAGCCTGGAAGTGAGGTGAAAGGACTTATAATTCTGCCTGAGGCCCCCCTCCTAATCTCCTCAAGGCCCATAACGAGGAGTGATGGGGGAGGGCCTATAAGGGGGGCCCTCATAATGGGGCGATACCTTGACTCTGAAGAGCTGAGAAGGTTAGCTGAGGTCACAAACCTGAAGCTTGAGATCAAAGGGCTTGAAGCTTCATCAACTCCACCAACCCTCCCAGAGGCCGATTCTAAGATAACGGTCCAACCCTTAGATGATAGTTTAATCGTTGGATACTCCGTCTTGAAGGATATCTATGGAAAGCCCGGATTGATCCTTACAGTTACCGAGCCTAGGGAGATCTATGCCCAAGGCTTGAGGGCTGTCTCATTCTTCATGGCCTCTAGCATCGCAATGAGCCTCTTGGCAAGCATCCTGATCCTGAAGTTGCTGGATGGGATGGTTCTCTCCCGCCTATCCCACCTAAGCCTAGAGGTCAGGAAGATAGAAAATACGGGGGATCCATCCCTGAGGGTTAGAGTATCAGGGGAGGATGAGATCTCTAGCCTAGCTGAGGGGGTGAACTCGATGCTTGAACGCCTCAAGATCTCGCAGGAGACAATCCGCCGGTACAGCCAGGGCCTTGAGGAGCTCGTCGAGGAGAAGACAAAAGAGCTGATAAGGGCTGAGAGGATGGCTGCTGCCGGTGAGGTCTCGGCCATGGTTGCCCACGACCTGAAAAACCCCCTCCAGATCATAAAGAACGCCATCTACATGTTGAGATTTAGGCCTGAGCAATCCGAACAAATATTGAAGCTTATGGAGGGGGCTGTTGAACAGGCAGATACGATCCTAAGGGATCTACGTCAGGATGTAAAGGAGGCTTCGCTTAGGGTTGGGGCCACAGACCTTGGAGAGCTGATCAAAAGGGCATTAGAGGAGCTCTATCCGCCACCGACGATCTCGGTATCCCTGAAGCTTGGGGAAGGCCTTGACCAAATCCCGCTCGACGCTTCGAGGTTCAGGAGGGTCCTAGACAACCTGCTCAGGAACTCGATGGAGGCTATGCCTAAGGGAGGAGAACTCACAGTCTCGGCGGAGGCCTCGGGGGATGAGGTGGTGATTAAGATATCGGATACCGGGGGAGGGATACCGGAGGAGGTCTTGAACTGCCTCTTCGAACCCTTCTCGACAACTAAGCCGAGTGGCCTAGGCCTGGGGTTAGCCTACTGCAAGAGGACGGTAGAGGCACACGGGGGAAGAATAACCGTAGACTCGAGGCTTGGTGAAGGAACAACCTTCACCATAACTATCCCCAAGGAAATATCCACTAATCCACTAAGATAG
- the leuS gene encoding leucine--tRNA ligase, with translation MVDWGSIEEKWQRRWSEARIFEADPTPGRPKFYLTVAYPYPNSPQHIGHGRTYTLADVHARYRRMQSYNVLFPMAWHYTGTPVIAMVERLMKGDEDLLDTFLNIYHVPKERLQELNTPIRMATYFAGEIKHGMQRMGFSIDWRREFTTIDPYYNRFIEWQFTKLREKGYIVQGSHPVGWCPHCGNPVGQHDTVGDVEPEIEEFTVIKFRRGEEVFPAATLRPETVFGAVNMWINPSSEYVKAGVDGEAWIISLQAVEKLRFLGRKVEVEERFQGSRLIGGSVVNPATGKEIPILPASFVDPKGATGVVMSVPAHAPYDLVALEELKRLSNRALQEMGLKPGAVRTVEPVSVIEVPEYGELPAQDVVKRMEIKGQGDPRLEKATQEVYSQEYHNGRMRSNTGRYSGLPVAKAKEAVKEDLLAERKATTIYELISPVKCRCGTDVVVKIFENQWFIDYGDPSWKKLAYENLAEMRIIPEELRQEFEHVIDWLKRKACARKAGMGTRLPWDPEWIIEALSDSTIYMAYYTVVRGLKRLNPDPEALGPSFWSYIFLGEGSAERVAEETGIPREEIENLRSEFLYFYPLDARHSGRDLIPNHLTFMIFNHDAIFPRSLWPRGIYVNGSVLMEGQKMSKSFANIIPLAEAITTYGADTLRLTLMVTAEPLKDADFSRELARSMQSTLERLYNWAMEVAKGGRGVVGELEEIDLWMMSRLQRAIEEATQAMEEMRVRKAIHSILFNLNADIDWYMKRTSPKRSKEGRIEVTQHVLYRVLEAQVKMLAPFTPHISEEIWEAMGGEGFISKAPWPEVDRSMIRPDVEELELMVKTCLEDIQNILKATGAKPKVVHLYTATGWKWKIYLKALQQAAMGTLEVGDLIREALKEDELRTRPREVSEYARATVEEVRRLPEETLKRRLKLGIVNELKLLQDALEFFASELGCEVTINDESDPWIKDPEGRAKRSKPYKPAIYIEGDQPQ, from the coding sequence ATGGTCGACTGGGGCTCCATAGAGGAGAAGTGGCAGAGGAGATGGTCTGAGGCCAGGATATTCGAGGCCGACCCCACACCGGGAAGGCCCAAATTTTATCTAACAGTCGCGTATCCATATCCCAACTCCCCCCAGCACATAGGGCATGGTAGAACCTACACGTTGGCTGATGTCCACGCCAGGTACAGGAGGATGCAGAGCTACAACGTCCTCTTCCCCATGGCCTGGCACTACACTGGAACCCCCGTCATAGCGATGGTTGAGAGGCTGATGAAGGGGGATGAAGACCTCCTGGACACCTTCCTCAACATATACCACGTCCCTAAGGAGAGGCTTCAGGAGCTGAACACGCCCATAAGGATGGCGACATACTTCGCGGGGGAGATAAAGCATGGGATGCAGAGGATGGGCTTCAGCATAGACTGGAGGAGGGAGTTCACGACCATAGACCCATACTACAACAGGTTCATAGAGTGGCAGTTCACAAAGCTCAGGGAGAAGGGCTACATAGTCCAAGGAAGCCACCCAGTTGGCTGGTGCCCCCACTGCGGAAACCCTGTAGGCCAGCACGACACCGTCGGGGATGTGGAGCCCGAGATAGAGGAGTTCACGGTGATAAAGTTTAGGAGGGGGGAGGAGGTCTTCCCGGCTGCGACCCTCAGGCCTGAGACCGTCTTCGGAGCGGTGAACATGTGGATCAATCCATCCTCAGAGTACGTCAAGGCTGGAGTTGACGGAGAGGCCTGGATAATAAGCCTCCAAGCCGTCGAGAAGCTCAGATTCCTAGGTAGAAAGGTGGAGGTCGAGGAGAGATTCCAGGGCTCCCGCCTAATCGGCGGGAGCGTGGTGAACCCCGCCACCGGGAAGGAGATCCCCATACTGCCCGCTAGCTTCGTCGATCCTAAGGGAGCTACAGGGGTGGTCATGTCGGTCCCAGCCCACGCCCCCTATGATCTCGTAGCCCTAGAGGAGTTGAAGAGGCTCTCCAACAGGGCCCTCCAGGAGATGGGATTGAAGCCCGGTGCTGTCAGAACAGTTGAACCCGTATCGGTGATAGAGGTTCCAGAATATGGAGAGCTTCCAGCTCAAGATGTTGTAAAGAGGATGGAGATAAAGGGGCAGGGAGATCCCAGGCTTGAGAAGGCGACCCAGGAGGTCTACAGCCAGGAGTACCACAACGGGAGGATGAGGAGTAACACGGGCAGGTATTCAGGCCTACCAGTCGCCAAGGCTAAGGAGGCCGTTAAGGAGGACCTATTAGCCGAGAGGAAGGCGACAACCATCTACGAGCTCATCTCCCCCGTAAAGTGCAGATGCGGGACGGATGTCGTGGTCAAGATATTCGAGAACCAGTGGTTCATAGACTATGGGGATCCGTCCTGGAAGAAGCTGGCCTACGAGAACCTAGCTGAGATGAGGATCATCCCCGAGGAGCTGAGGCAGGAGTTCGAGCACGTGATAGACTGGCTGAAGAGGAAGGCATGTGCCAGGAAGGCAGGGATGGGCACTAGGCTCCCATGGGACCCTGAGTGGATAATCGAGGCCCTCTCAGACTCAACCATATACATGGCCTACTACACAGTGGTCAGGGGTTTGAAGAGGCTGAACCCAGATCCAGAGGCTTTAGGGCCTAGCTTCTGGAGCTACATATTCCTGGGGGAGGGCTCAGCTGAGAGGGTGGCTGAGGAGACGGGGATCCCGAGGGAGGAGATCGAGAATCTGAGGTCTGAGTTCCTATACTTTTACCCATTAGACGCCCGCCACTCGGGGAGGGACCTCATCCCTAACCACCTCACCTTCATGATCTTCAACCACGACGCCATATTCCCGAGGAGCCTATGGCCAAGGGGGATCTACGTGAACGGGAGCGTCCTTATGGAGGGGCAGAAGATGAGCAAGTCCTTCGCGAACATCATCCCGCTGGCTGAGGCCATAACAACATATGGAGCGGACACCCTCAGGCTCACCCTCATGGTGACGGCCGAGCCCCTTAAGGATGCAGATTTCAGCAGGGAGCTGGCCAGGTCGATGCAGTCAACCCTTGAGAGGCTCTACAACTGGGCTATGGAGGTGGCCAAGGGAGGAAGAGGCGTAGTGGGGGAGCTGGAGGAGATCGATCTATGGATGATGAGCAGGCTCCAGAGGGCCATAGAGGAGGCAACCCAGGCGATGGAGGAGATGAGGGTGAGGAAGGCCATCCACTCCATCCTCTTCAACTTGAACGCGGACATAGACTGGTACATGAAGCGGACCTCTCCAAAGAGATCGAAGGAAGGCCGTATAGAGGTCACCCAGCATGTCCTATACCGCGTACTAGAGGCGCAGGTCAAAATGCTGGCGCCATTCACACCGCACATATCCGAGGAGATCTGGGAGGCCATGGGGGGAGAGGGCTTCATATCCAAGGCACCCTGGCCGGAGGTGGATCGCTCCATGATAAGACCCGATGTGGAAGAGCTGGAGCTGATGGTGAAGACCTGTCTAGAGGATATACAGAACATATTGAAGGCTACTGGAGCTAAGCCCAAGGTGGTCCACCTCTACACCGCGACGGGCTGGAAGTGGAAGATCTACCTGAAAGCCCTCCAACAGGCGGCCATGGGCACCCTGGAAGTTGGAGATCTCATAAGGGAGGCCCTGAAGGAGGACGAGCTCAGAACAAGGCCCAGGGAGGTCTCGGAGTACGCCCGTGCGACCGTGGAGGAGGTCAGGAGGCTGCCGGAGGAGACCCTGAAGAGAAGGCTGAAGCTCGGCATCGTAAATGAGCTCAAGCTCTTACAGGATGCTCTGGAGTTCTTCGCATCTGAGTTGGGATGCGAGGTCACCATCAACGACGAGAGCGACCCATGGATAAAGGACCCCGAGGGGAGAGCCAAGAGGTCTAAGCCCTACAAGCCCGCGATCTACATAGAAGGGGATCAGCCGCAGTAA
- the alaS gene encoding alanine--tRNA ligase gives MEVPPDEFRLPFFEEQGFVRKICPLCGSHYWTQNPSSENCGDFPCASYTFIGDSPVNRRFTVAEMRERFLSYFEERGHGRIPPYPVVARWRDDLMITIASIVDFQPYVTEGVIPPPANPLVISQPCLRFEDIDLVGKTAGRHLTIFEMGGHHAFNYEGRPPIYWKDETVRFHHDLLTRELGVPSEKVTYKEGLWSGGGNAGFDLEGCVDGLEISTLVFMMFRVIGSRLEPMPIRVVDTGYGIERWTWLSAGTPSAFHAVYGPILERVLEWAGLRGEKNKVLSEVVRHLTPHPRSQEVVERLAALLGYDPQELERLIGQFESVYAALDHTKSLVFILSEGVVPSNVREGYLARLLYRRAYRLLRRVGLEGRLQDLVEAQIDYWGGDFPHLREMREEVLEMIKAEEEKYSETLRRGSSLVKRALRRGPISTDQLIEFYDSHGLTPEDVRDAASEERFDIQVPGDFYSLVARRHMGREAPERADKGELSEMVKGLEKTVMLFYEDPYMREFEARVIATIDDKYVVLDRTSFYAEAGGQLSDTGWLLKGSERVRVKNVQSIDGVLIHEVEGSNFKVGEDVKGIIDWDRRFSLMRSHTATHLLLGAARRVLGEHAWQAGAQKGVEVSRLDISHHRRLTREDVERMEQLVNEVVSEGRRVRCSWMPRNEAEKRYGFRLYQGGVAPGREIRVVEVEGWDAEACGGTHVSKTSEVGMVKILGTERVQDGIERILFSTGPHALEEVQKRERILLGVAETLGTSIEHVEKVVAESVEKASRLRKERDEYLRLASRYIAKDLLKGAVEFMGWSLIVETLEGGVDLAIEVGNSLAQLSEKTIAVLASEKEARFIVKVGLEALVKGIHAGRIAGEIAEVVGGGGGGEPHFGQGGGGNPSLLRERREEIIEILRRWATIKERAEERAL, from the coding sequence TTGGAGGTTCCCCCAGACGAGTTCAGGCTGCCCTTCTTCGAGGAGCAAGGCTTTGTGAGGAAGATCTGCCCTCTCTGCGGAAGCCACTACTGGACCCAGAACCCTTCCTCCGAGAACTGCGGAGACTTCCCATGCGCCTCCTACACCTTCATAGGCGACTCCCCTGTTAACAGGAGGTTCACAGTGGCCGAGATGAGGGAGAGGTTCCTATCCTACTTCGAGGAGAGGGGACACGGGAGGATACCTCCATACCCCGTCGTCGCCAGGTGGAGGGATGACCTCATGATAACCATAGCCAGCATAGTGGACTTCCAGCCATATGTAACGGAGGGGGTCATCCCCCCGCCGGCGAACCCCCTCGTTATAAGCCAGCCATGCCTCAGGTTTGAGGATATAGACCTCGTTGGAAAGACGGCTGGGAGGCATCTGACCATCTTCGAGATGGGAGGCCACCACGCCTTCAACTACGAGGGGAGGCCCCCAATCTATTGGAAGGATGAGACCGTCAGGTTCCACCACGACCTCCTCACCAGAGAACTTGGGGTGCCCTCGGAGAAGGTCACATATAAGGAGGGATTATGGAGCGGTGGAGGAAACGCGGGCTTCGACCTGGAGGGATGTGTTGACGGCCTGGAGATATCCACCCTGGTCTTCATGATGTTCAGGGTTATAGGCTCAAGGCTAGAGCCGATGCCGATAAGGGTGGTTGACACAGGATATGGGATAGAGCGCTGGACCTGGCTCAGCGCCGGAACCCCGAGCGCCTTCCACGCCGTCTACGGGCCGATCCTAGAAAGGGTCTTGGAATGGGCTGGGCTGAGAGGAGAGAAGAATAAGGTCCTATCCGAGGTCGTCAGGCATCTGACACCACACCCGAGGTCCCAAGAGGTGGTTGAGAGGCTGGCCGCTCTCCTAGGATACGACCCACAGGAGCTTGAGAGGCTTATAGGTCAATTTGAAAGCGTATACGCAGCCCTAGACCACACGAAGAGCCTTGTGTTCATACTATCCGAAGGGGTTGTCCCATCCAATGTCAGGGAGGGCTACCTAGCCCGCCTCCTATACCGGCGAGCCTATAGGCTTTTGAGGAGGGTCGGCCTAGAAGGCAGACTCCAGGACCTGGTGGAGGCCCAGATAGATTACTGGGGAGGGGATTTCCCCCACCTTAGGGAGATGAGGGAGGAGGTGCTTGAGATGATCAAGGCTGAGGAGGAGAAGTACAGCGAGACGCTGAGGAGGGGATCATCCCTAGTCAAGAGGGCGCTGAGGAGGGGGCCTATCTCCACGGATCAGCTTATAGAGTTCTACGATAGCCACGGCCTAACACCCGAGGATGTGAGGGATGCAGCCTCGGAGGAGAGATTCGATATCCAGGTTCCAGGCGACTTCTACTCATTGGTGGCGAGGAGGCATATGGGGAGAGAGGCCCCCGAGAGGGCCGATAAGGGGGAGCTGTCAGAGATGGTGAAGGGCCTAGAGAAGACGGTTATGCTATTCTACGAAGACCCCTATATGAGGGAGTTCGAGGCCAGGGTCATAGCCACCATCGATGATAAATATGTTGTCCTGGACAGGACATCCTTCTACGCCGAGGCTGGAGGTCAGCTCTCAGACACGGGCTGGCTTCTGAAGGGATCAGAGAGGGTTAGAGTCAAAAACGTCCAATCCATCGATGGAGTATTAATCCACGAGGTTGAAGGCTCAAACTTCAAGGTCGGAGAAGATGTTAAAGGGATAATAGACTGGGATAGAAGGTTCTCCCTCATGAGGAGCCACACTGCGACCCACCTCCTCCTAGGAGCCGCCCGGAGGGTTCTTGGGGAGCACGCCTGGCAGGCTGGAGCCCAGAAGGGCGTTGAGGTGAGCCGCTTGGATATAAGCCACCACAGAAGGCTGACGAGGGAGGATGTGGAGAGGATGGAGCAGCTGGTCAACGAGGTGGTCTCGGAGGGGAGGCGGGTCAGATGCAGTTGGATGCCCAGGAACGAGGCCGAGAAGAGGTATGGATTCCGCCTCTACCAGGGAGGGGTGGCCCCTGGAAGGGAGATAAGGGTCGTTGAGGTTGAGGGCTGGGATGCCGAGGCATGCGGCGGGACCCATGTTAGCAAGACCTCGGAGGTGGGGATGGTCAAGATACTGGGGACTGAGAGGGTACAGGACGGGATTGAGCGGATCCTATTCTCCACTGGACCCCATGCCCTGGAGGAGGTGCAGAAGAGGGAGCGGATCCTACTAGGGGTGGCTGAGACCCTTGGAACATCCATCGAACACGTCGAGAAGGTCGTCGCCGAGAGCGTTGAGAAGGCATCGAGGCTTAGAAAGGAGAGGGATGAGTACCTCCGCCTAGCCTCGAGGTATATCGCCAAGGACCTTCTCAAGGGAGCCGTCGAGTTCATGGGGTGGAGCCTCATAGTCGAAACGCTTGAGGGGGGAGTAGACCTCGCCATAGAGGTTGGAAACTCGCTAGCCCAGCTCTCGGAGAAGACAATAGCTGTACTGGCCTCGGAGAAGGAGGCTAGGTTCATTGTGAAGGTTGGGCTTGAAGCCCTCGTGAAGGGGATCCACGCGGGAAGGATAGCCGGAGAGATAGCTGAGGTGGTGGGGGGAGGAGGAGGCGGAGAGCCCCACTTCGGCCAGGGCGGTGGAGGGAACCCGAGCCTCCTCAGGGAGAGGAGAGAGGAGATAATCGAGATATTGAGAAGATGGGCCACCATTAAGGAAAGGGCTGAGGAGAGAGCTCTGTAG
- the rpl12p gene encoding 50S ribosomal protein P1: MQYMYAALLLHSAGKEITESSLENVLSAAGIKPDPIRVKALVAALSEVNIDEAIKTPVFAAAASYSPPTPSGPVAEKAEEKPKEEEKKEEEEDLQGLSALFG, from the coding sequence TTGCAGTACATGTATGCGGCCCTGCTGCTCCATAGTGCGGGCAAGGAGATAACGGAGAGCAGCCTGGAGAATGTCCTGAGCGCGGCTGGGATCAAGCCAGACCCCATAAGGGTGAAGGCCCTGGTTGCGGCTCTCTCGGAGGTCAATATAGATGAGGCTATAAAGACCCCAGTTTTCGCAGCTGCAGCTTCCTATTCTCCTCCAACCCCCAGCGGACCAGTGGCCGAGAAGGCTGAGGAGAAGCCGAAGGAAGAGGAGAAGAAGGAGGAAGAGGAGGATCTCCAGGGCCTGAGCGCGCTCTTCGGCTAG